The window TGCCGGCGGAAGGGCTCCGTTTTAGATGCTTTTCTGAATTTTGTTAGGGTTTGCGCCATGCTCAAGAAGATGAGGCGGCGTCGGCTtcttgaagatggaataaggtccTCCCCGCCTAGCCCCAGTTCCTGTGATGTTTTAAGCATCGTCGGAAGGCGTGTGGGGGTTTGTCTCTGGCGGATCTCGTGGGATCCGGTAGGCATTTGTCTTCGGTGGATCCGACTGGATCCGGTTTTCGTTCGTCTACGTCTGTGTGCCTGCAGGTTGGATCCTTCCGGTCTATTCTTCTCTTCATCGACGATGGTTactgttctggtgcgctggtcctatggggccttagcacgacgactttccgactgtctactacaacaatgTTTGCCCGACTCCgacgagggaggggcgatgacgatgacgtgccttcggctcgcttcagtgcttgcagtcgtcgctaggtggtctacgaacttggatgtaaaatttacatctaGTGTTCTTTGTACTACCTTGACAGTTGATGAATAGATCGAAAGTTTCTCGAAAAAAAATGGCACTCATAGTGCTTCCTTTTAACAATGGAGAAATAAACCCGCAAAAAAGAAACCAATGGAGAAAATGAAAGGGGAGGGAAACGGAGAGACGGACGCAGGAGAGACAGAGGATAGAAAAGTGACGACGCGCTTCCTCTCTGTGAGCTGTGACCGTCGTCCAGAAGAAAACCCACCTCCGCCCGCATCGCACCTCCGGGACCCTTACGGACGCCGGCCGAGGAAGCCCCCGAATTCAGGTCTCTCTCTTCCCGTTGCTTCTTCACTTCTTCGTCCCGTTGCCGCAGACCGCGCGCTTGGCATCCTCACTTGTTCTTGTTCTGGAGTAGAGGGTTTTTCAGGCTCCCACTTTCTCATTTTTGACGAAACAGGGATTCAGGGTTTTTGCGCTGCAAGTTCATCTTGGCTTTCTTTCGTGATCGATCGACGGGTAGCTTTTTAATCGATCTGCTCGTGGAGTGGGATTTCTACTTCTTGttctcttttctttatttttttcgCGGGTAATAATTTTGACGAGCCGAGCCGTGGCAATTATTTTGACCAAGATTGGCTCTGCCTCTCAAGATTCTGCATGTTCTTAACCCTCATCGACAATGTGCTGCTCCCCGCGGAGTAGGAGAGTATTTAGTAGCAGCGTGGGGGTATTCACTTACCCTTTCTGGCTTTTCCCCACTCTTTCTCCAAGCCCCCAAAACCCTCTTTtcccctcctcctcttcttcttcctctgctctgCTCCCGGATTCTGCTTTGCTTGTTGGTGTTGCTAGGTATCTCGAGGACCCAAGCACACAATCCATCTCCCCCTCTGTTTATTTTGCTCTTTGTTTTGTGTTCTTAGTTATTGTCGCTCTCTGCTTCTGCCCTATCTTGCTCCTGATCGTTCTTCGGTCTCTACTCTACTGAGTGTTGCGCTTCGTCGAGGCCCTCTGCCCTATCTTGATTCCTTCTCCTTCCGTTGCCTTCACTTTACTCCATCTGTTTTGTGTGGTATTTTGCATCATCTGCTTCTACCTTTACCTGACATGTGGTATGATTTAATCTCACTTGTAGAGGAGAAGAGAAGAGGAAGGGGCAGATCTATCATCTATGGGCAACTGCAAGAGTTCATGTATGTAGCTCTCTTATAAACTGAAAGTGAGGTGCAATTTACAGCATTAATTCCTTGGCAAAAGTCAGGGTAAGAAGATGACATCCTAGCTCTGAATTGAAGAGCACTTACTCTCACCATCATGCTCATAAATTAGCAAGATGCCTAGCTAGTCATGTGTTGAGTATATCACTCTCCTTATGTAGAAACACAAAGCTGTTTGAGTGCTGGTCTTGATGTCTTATTGGTTAGAAGCAATACTACAATGCTAATGACATAGTACTAGAAGCAAGTACCTGAATGATATCTTGTTGATTGGAAACACAGTGTCTTCTGCCTTATTCTACCCCTGATTGGTGACATGAATAAATATGTGCATCCAAGATTTTGATTCATTTATTAATCAGAAGATAAAAAACTTATATGCATGTATCCCATTCTTGCGGTAGTCGATATTGTAGTTTGTTTATTTGGATCTGCAACATGACATGAATTTTATCATAGCCTGTTCTCTCTTTCTTTGTTTTGTAATTTTAAGTTATTGCATTTGTGCAAATATCAGCTCGGGCACTGCTAGGAAAAGCCCATGTTGTTCCGGATGCTGAATGGAGGATGCAGGACTTTGGAAAGACCCATGTTCCAGATCTAGAATGGAGGATTCATGACTTCTCATCGCTGCTTGAGACGGGAGCTAAGTCAGCAACATCTGCCACTTTTCACTGCTCTGGGTATAACTGGTATGCACCATAATTGCAAAAGAAACTCTGCAAAATTCAGGTATTAGATGTACTAGTAGGTATATACACGTGCAATGCACGTCTTAATATAACGGAGTGATTTTGgtaaaagaaataaaaaaggtCAAAGATTTGCTAATAGATTCGGGCAAAAAGAAATATAGTGATGTACGAATGCAGATATTAATTAAGTAGGAATTAATATTCGTTCCTCCTGCAAAAGAAAAGAATTAGTACTCATACAAAAACTGTACATTCACATCTAAAACAACTATAGGTTCATGTAGAAAGTTGTATGTTACTctattttctttttctcctcaTTCTCCTCCCAAACCATCATGCCTGGGCTCAAGTAGTCATGCGCTCAAGCAGCACTGCAGCAAGCCGGCAATATGGCCCATGAGGCACCGCATTTTTTTTATGGGCTTCTTTTCTCTGGAAGGGCCACATGAATGTTCTATAACACAGAAGAGGCAATAGCAGTCTACTGTTCATGGCGAATCCTACTGATCTTAGCCCTTGGATTTTGGGGACCAACAGTTATGATTGATGCTCTAGATCCAATTCAAAACTGGTACACTATATAGTAGTGGAGAAATGCCATCTGGTTTGTTTTAGTAGAAAAGGTAATTATATGTTATCCATATACACATTGATTTAGGATGACATTTACTCACAATGATGTTTCGATGTAATCAAATTAGTAATCACAATCTCATAAACAAACAGTCAGACGCTAAAACTTGATATGGTGCAGGAAGTGAAGAAATTAGACTTCATTCCTACTTCAGTTATGAATTCTAGACTGACTTTGGCTTCTTCGCATGATTTCATTTACCAGGCACCTGCAAGTAATTCCAATGCATAAAGAAACAGGTTCTGAAACGCCATATGTTGCTCTTCATCTTATGACATCCCAAGAAAGGATGGTGCCAGGTCACACGGTGCATGTGGTTTTTGAGTTGTCAATATACAACCATTCAAAAGGAATGTACTGTGGATGCAAAGGTAGTCTCATGGATGTGTTTTTTCAATCACATCCATCATATTGCAGCTACAAATCCATACTCATATGTGTGTCATAAGTTTGGGATATAAATACCATGATTCCACCATCATTACAAGGCAATATTTGTAAATATTGAAATATGATCAAATACAACGTTTTCCCATTAACAAGTCACTTTCTATTTGCTTTGCTGTCAAGTTTCTCTGTAGATCTTCAGGAATGTGTCACATTTGAGACTACTATGGTTCAAAACGGCATACACATGTTCTCTTAAAATTTGATTATCATTATTTGGACGTAAATATTTGGTGCAAGGTTGGTTAGATTATTTGGTAATATTTGCTTCTTGCATACAAGTTGTCGTTCTCTAATCTTCTAAGTTCTAACCTTTAGCTAAATGCAGCTGGCTGCAACTTTGATTTCAAGAATGCCCACTCGAAGGAAAATTGCTTGATTCCTCTCCAGGAGCTACTGAACTCATCTGCTTTTCTAGTTGATGATAACTGTGTCTTTGCTGTGGAGATATTAAAAATTGATGCCTCTTCTCCTAAAAAGAAGGCTGTTGTGCTTCAGAAGAAAGCTACCACAGTTCAGAACCTATTTGTCCAGAGGAAGGGGTTTGTCAAAGGGACATACACTTGGACCATGAACAATTTCCTTGAACTGGACTTGAAGTACTTCGTCCGTTCTCCTACATTTGAAGCTGGCGGACAGAAATGGTATACATCTGTTACCACTTAGGCAGTTACATCACAAATGATGTATATAAACAGTGCATGTGTAATCCAACATTTTAGCTTATATGTATCCTTTAGCTTACCATACCTGGTCGGTTCACTAGTTTCATAGTGGAAAGAAGCTTCCTGTTTAATGTTTTATGCCAACGGACATTAGCGATGGCGGGATTTTTGTGGAAGGCAAGGTCCTTGAGATATTCCAACTAGATAGTTTAGCTTGATCTCTAAGCATGAAACCaaactgtacttctagtatattTACAGATATGCGGTAGCACATTCCAATTTCAATAGAAAGGGGTTTTGTCATCATGATGTACCGAAATTCAGGAACCAATTTGAAACAATGTAGTACTAAAATCTATGTTGGCATATAAAAATTTCATGGTCATATGTTATGTTGTTTAGGAGATTTTTCCCAGAAATTTTGTTCTCATGTATATATGTGGTATCACTGGTTCTGGTATGTTCTCCCAGAAATTTCATTCTCATGCATATATTTTGTATCACTGGTTCTGGTATGTGTCACATACCATCAATTATTTTGGCAGATTGTTTTTGCTGAACATTGTATTATCTTGTACTGTAGTCATGGTTTGCTTAGATTTTTTGTACAATTTAGTAATACCACGAAGTTGTGTCCAAAGATAATGGCATTCTACACCCAAACTCAGCCACAACTTTCTTATTTCAATAGCTAACCACATTCTGCAAATACATTTTCCGGGGTACTTAATTATATTTTTGTCAACAGGTACATCGGCATGTATCCGCGTGGTGACTTGTACAGCACTGATTGCCTCAGTTTGTACTTATACCTGGATGCCTGGGATGAGATCCGTCTTGAGTCCAAGAAGGTGGTTGTAATGACTCTGTCCATCCTGGACCAAAAGAATGGGAAGCACTTGACTGTAACTTCAGGTTCAGCTCTCCTTAGCAAGTATCACTGCTATTGATATGTGTGATTTAAGAAGCTAGTGTCTGTAACCTCATTATTATTACAGTTGATCTTACTTTTTTCTTGATCACAGGTCTCTGGGTGTTTACGGGTGGACATGGCTTGGGATGGGCTGATTTCCTTAGACTCAGTCAACTCAAGGACCCTTCTGGAGGCTATGTTGTGGGATCGAGCTGCATTGTGAAGCTAGATGTTTACCTCATGGCCTGATGGAGAGATAATGCTATTTAATCCTAGCTACTAATAACCGGACTTATATATGAGACAATGTTGTGGTAGCAGTACTAAGAACTTGTGGAATGATTAGTAGTAGTAATGAAAGCCGGATTTGAGAAGTGAGATGATTTCACGCATATATATTTCTACGTATATGTGTCGGACAGAAATATGTTACTGGAAGTACTTGTATATGCATGGATGATACAGCTATGTCGTTCTGCTTGCCTCGATTACATGCATGCTGGATTCAGCTGAACACTTTGGTTATCTTTCGCTTGGTTTATGCGGATCATGTCCCCAATAGATAACAGGATAGGAGTCTAGGGAGCTTATCCTCTTTTCTGCCTTACCGGTTgtacttttattttctttgtcttTGCTCTGCTTGCGAGCTGTAATACCTTCATGACTTTGGGATACTTCGAGAATTTTTAAtaagatggctgcatgcatcattatgatgcagaggccgagggcacgcctccattttcaaaaaaaatgtccCCAATAGATGAACCATGGTTCAATGTAAAGCGCTTTGCGTCTATGGTTTATTTTGAGAAGGAAAAGAGGCTCTTTCCTTTGTCTGCCGTCCATTCGTTTCGATctccaggaggaggaggaggatcagGGCGTTTAACTTGTCCTGGTCCAAACTAATTTCTCCAGGGGTTTGTTGCGGATAATATAATATCCAAACTAATTTCTCCTTAGAGCTGGGAAGGATTCCGTTTTTTTTCTCCAAAAAAAAATAGAGAGGAAGGAGTCCCCACGATCACATCCTCCATATAAATGCCCTCGCCCCCTCTCGCCTCCATTCCTCCAGCGTCGACCATCCAAGCCAGGTCTTCCCAGCTCGATCTGCCCCGGAAGCCAGGTCTTTCTCCTCCCTTGCTTCCTGCTCTGCTGACCATGGGAAATCCAGTCATTTATTCGCCCTTCTCCATCTTTTCACCTACCTCTCTGTGGAAAGAACAAACGATTCCCCGAGCAGAGGGTTTTAGGGTTTTTCTAGACCAGGGGGTTTAGGGGGTTTCAGTGCAAATTCCAAGTTCCTGTAAATTTATCTAATTATTTTAGACAAACCGTTTATGTTTATGGAGTGCAATTTTACTTCTTGATCTCTTATTTATTAATTAGTTCGTCGGGGAAATTCTGTCCTCGGCAAAGCTTAGTTTGGCAGCACAGTTTTTGAAAAAACGAAGTATCCTAAAACCACAGTTTTCTTATGTGTGGGGAACAAATACTCTGGTTTTTAAAAACCATAGTTTTTCTCAGTTTTGTCAAGTCCACCGAAGCGTTTGGCTTATCTTATTTTGCTGCAGTGATAACTACATGGCCGAATAGCACGTGCTAACTTATCAACACCTAAAAAGCAACATCACCGGATTAATCAGCGTGTGCTAGTGTACGACCGGATTAATCACCTGCAGCTACATGGCCATGCACGAGTCAACCTCCTGTGTACGAGTGTGCTCCAATGACCAATCTATTTAGCAAGCTAGCTTTGTTCGAGACGTGCAGAAAGTATTCGGCAACCAGTGAATTCATTATAAAATATACAACAGATAGATGAGTCGGCGGCCGCGGCGACTGATTTTCTGATCAGTGCGTAGATGGCGGTGTCAACAAGCTTAGCACTCTCCCAACGACTTTCACTTGGTTCAGTTTTTAAAAAGAGGTCAGGGCCTTTTTTTAAATACTGCAGAAAAACTACAGTATCAAAGATACCTCAGTATATTAAACTACAGTAATTTTTTGAGCCAAACACTTCAAAGTATTTAATACCAAGGTTTTTTCAGAAACCACAGTATTCctaaaaaactccaaaaatactTTACTCCCAAACGCACCCGATTGATTTACATCCAAGTGGTAAGTCATTAAGGAATGGTGATTTATGTTTGTGCGGCGTGGTTATTATTTCGTCAAGATTTGCACTACTCTACTTTTGGAGATTACTTACGTGCCTTGTGGTGCTTCCAGAGGAGAGCAGAGGAAGGCTATGGGCAACACCGGGAGTACA is drawn from Aegilops tauschii subsp. strangulata cultivar AL8/78 chromosome 1, Aet v6.0, whole genome shotgun sequence and contains these coding sequences:
- the LOC109740952 gene encoding uncharacterized protein, giving the protein MGNCKSSSRALLGKAHVVPDAEWRMQDFGKTHVPDLEWRIHDFSSLLETGAKSATSATFHCSGYNWHLQVIPMHKETGSETPYVALHLMTSQERMVPGHTVHVVFELSIYNHSKGMYCGCKAGCNFDFKNAHSKENCLIPLQELLNSSAFLVDDNCVFAVEILKIDASSPKKKAVVLQKKATTVQNLFVQRKGFVKGTYTWTMNNFLELDLKYFVRSPTFEAGGQKWYIGMYPRGDLYSTDCLSLYLYLDAWDEIRLESKKVVVMTLSILDQKNGKHLTVTSGLWVFTGGHGLGWADFLRLSQLKDPSGGYVVGSSCIVKLDVYLMA